A stretch of the Metopolophium dirhodum isolate CAU chromosome 8, ASM1992520v1, whole genome shotgun sequence genome encodes the following:
- the LOC132950772 gene encoding uncharacterized protein LOC132950772 produces the protein MDEDKGGITFVNCIGSDINIFKKLPYEDNYECETCLLYDEPEYHIDDPEYVNTTWKFFDNITKRYLLGNGKEIFHYQKYECPPLIVKINTPLYTLQELCKYTISTRLLFNNISNKEIDEMELPEQFKTDIKSCVQKLEERYEADEDNCNQDWTVYHEEEYNY, from the coding sequence ATGGATGAAGACAAAGGAGGTATTACATTTGTAAATTGCATTGGTTCtgacattaatatatttaaaaaactaccaTATGAAGATAATTATGAATGTGAAACTTGTTTACTGTATGATGAACCTGAATATCATATTGATGATCCTGAATATGTTAATACTACTTGGAAATTTTTTGACAATATAACGAAGAGATATCTATTAGGGAATGGGAAAGAAATTTTTCATTACCAAAAATATGAATGCCCTCCactaatagttaaaattaacaCTCCGTTATATACTTTACAAGAACTTTGCAAATATACAATTTCCACAAGacttttatttaacaatattagtaataaaGAAATCGATGAAATGGAATTACCTGAACAGTTTAAAACTGATATAAAAAGTTGTGTACAGAAATTAGAAGAAAGGTATGAAGCAGATGAAGATAATTGTAATCAAGATTGGACAGTATACCATGAagaagaatataattattaa